The Nocardioides zeae genome includes the window CACGTCTACGAGTCGGAGGGCGCGCTCTTCATGCGCACCACCGACTTCGGCGACGACAAGGACCGCGTGCTCATCAAGTCGGACGGCGAGCTGACCTACTTCGCCTCCGACACGGCGTACTACCTGAACAAGCGCGCGCGGGGCTTCGACCGCTGCCTCTACCTGCTGGGCGCCGACCACCACGGATACGTGAACCGCCTGCGTGCCATGGCCGCCTGCGTGGGGGACGACCCCGACGAGACCCTCGACGTGCTCATCGGCCAGCTCGTGAAGATCCTGCGCGACGGCGTCGAGGTGAAGCTGTCCAAGCGCAAGGGCACGATCGTCACGCTCAACGAGCTCGCCGACGAGATCGGCGTCGACGCGCTGCGCTACTCGCTCGCGCGCTACCCGGCCGACTCGCCGCTGACGCTCGACATCGCGGAGATCACGCGGGCCTCGGCCGACAACCCGGTCTACTACGTGCAGTACGCGCACGCCCGCACCTGCCGCATGATCGCGAACGCCACGGACCTGGGGATGCGCCTGCCCGGCGCGTTGGGCGACGAGTTCGACGCCTCGCTCCTCTCCCACGAGCGCGAGGGCGAGCTGCTGCGGGCCCTCGCCGAGTTCCCGCGCGTCGTCGCGACCGCGGCCGAGCTGCGCGAGCCCCACCGCATCGCGCGCTACCTGGAGGACACCGCGTCGGTGTTCAACAAGTGGTACGACACCAAGGACTGCCGGATGCTGCCGCAGGGCGACGAGCCGGTATCGCCGACGAACGAGGCGCGCCTCGTGCTCGCCCACGCCGTGCGCCAGGTCGTCGCGAACGGCCTGGGCCTGCTCGGCGTCTCCGCCCCCGAGAGGATGTGACGAGGTGGTCCGCGCCCACGAGGCCGGCTGGGCCCACGCCGAGGGCGCCCTGCGCGGCCCGGCCTGGCTCCGCGAGCCCGCCGACCCCAACGCCCTCGTCGAGCACCTGTGGTCGACGAACGTCGCCAAGGACGCGTCCGGCGAGCTGACCGTGGCCGGGGTGCCGGTGTCCCGCATCGCGGAGGAGCACGGCACCCCGGCGTACGTGCTCGACGAGGACGACTTCCGCGGCCGCGCCCGCGCGTTCCGCGACGGGTTCGCCGGGTGGGACGTCTACTACGCGGGCAAGGCCTTCCTGTGCACCGCGGTCGCACGCTGGGTGGCCGAGGAGGGGCTCTGCCTCGACGTCTGCTCGGAGGGCGAGCTGGCCGTCGCGCTGCGGGCGGGGGTCGACCCGGCGCGGATCGGCTTCCACGGCAACAACAAGTCGGTGCGGGCGCTGCGGCGGGCGCTCGAGGTCGGCGTCGGCCGGATCATCGTCGACTCGTTCCACGAGATCGAGCGGCTGACGGAGCTGACCGCCGGCGCCGGGCGCCGGGCGCCGGTCATGATCCGGGTGACGGCCGGGGTCGAGGCCCACACGCACGAGTACATCGCCACGGCCCACGAGGACCAGAAGTTCGGCTTCTCCATCACGGCCGGCGACGCGCTGGAGGCGGCGCGGCGGGTGCTGGCCGCCGAGGGGCTCGAGCTGCGCGGGCTGCACAGCCACATCGGCAGCCAGATCTTCGACTCCGCCGGCTTCGAGGTCGCCGCGAAGCGGGTGCTGGCGCTGCACGCCCGCGTGGCGTCCGAGCTGGGCCACACGATGCCCGAGACCGACCTCGGTGGCGGCTTCGGCATCGCCTACACGACGCAGGACGACCCCTCGACGCCCGCGGTGCTCGCGGCCGAGATGCGCGCCATCGTCGAGCACGAGTGCCGGGGCCTGGGCATCGCGGTGCCGCACCTCTCGATCGAGCCCGGGCGCGCGATCGTCGGCCCGTCGACGTTCACGCTCTACGAGGTGGGCACCGTCAAGGAGGTCGCGCTCGACGGCGGCGCGAGCCGCACCTACGTCTCCGTCGACGGCGGCATGAGCGACAACATCCGCACGGCCCTGTACGACGCGGACTACTCCTGCACCCTCGCGTCGCGCAGCTCGGAGGCCGCGCCCGAGCTCGCCCGCGTCGTGGGTCACCACTGCGAGGCCGGCGACATCGTCGTGAAGGACGAGTTCCTCCCGGGCGACGTGGCGCCGGGCGACCTGCTGGCCGTGCCGGCGACGGGTGCCTACTGCCGGTCGATGGCGTCGAACTACAACCACGCGCTGCGCCCGCCCGTGATCGCGGTGCGCGACGGGTCGAGCCGGGTCGTCGTGCGCCGCGAGACGTTCGACGACCTCCTGGCCACCGACGTCGGCGGGTCCGAGGAGTGAGCCGGCACGAGGCCGATCCCGTGCCGGCGGCTCGCTCCGGATACGGTGCGGGGGCTCCCCGTGCGCTCGCGGCCATGGCCGATGCGGTCGCGGGGCCCCCTCCGAGCGACCCGTCACGGCGCCGCAGGCCGTCCGGCCGGCGGTGGAAAGGTTGAGAACGATGCAGACCAAGGACGCCCTCCGCGTCGCCGTGCTCGGCTGCGGGTCGGTCGGCTCGCAGGTCGTGCGCCTGCTGACGGAGCAGGCCGACGACCTCGCGATGCGCGCCGGTGTCCCCCTCGAGCTGGTCGGGGTCGCCGTGCGGCGGCTCGACGCACCGCGTGAGGTCGACGTCCCGGGCCACCTCCTCACGACCGACGCCACCGCGCTCGTCACCAGCGGTGTCGACCTCGTGGTCGAGGTCATCGGCGGCATCGAGCCGGCGCGCTCCCTGATCCTGGCGGCGCTCGAGAGCGGCGCCTCCGTGGTGACCGCCAACAAGGCGCTGCTGGCCGAGGACGGCGCGACGCTCTTCGAGGCCGCCGAGAAGGCCGGTCGGGACCTCTACTACGAGGCGGCCGTGGCGGGCGCCATCCCGATCATCCGCCCGCTGCGCGAGTCGCTCGTCGGCGACACCGTCACCCGCGTGCTCGGCATCGTCAACGGCACGACGAACTACATCCTCGACAAGATGGACAGCTCGGGCGCCGGCTTCGCCGACGCGCTCGGCGAGGCCCAGGAGCTGGGGTACGCCGAGGCCGACCCCACTGCGGACGTCGAGGGCTTCGACGCCGCGGCGAAGGCCGCGATCCTGGCGTCGCTGGCGTTCCACACCCGCGTCACCGCAGCCGACGTGCACCGCGAGGGCATCAGCGACGTGACCGCCGCAGACGTGCGCTCGGCGGCCGACATGGGCGCCGTCGTCAAGCTGCTCGCCATCTGCGAGCTGCGGGACGGACCCGAGGGACAGGCGGTCTCCGCCCGGGTGCACCCCGCGATGATCCCGCGCAGCCACCCGCTGGCGTCGGTCCGCGAGGCCTACAACGCGGTCTTCGTGGAGTCGCAGGCCGCCGGCCGGCTCATGTTCTACGGCCCGGGTGCCGGCGGTGCGCCGACGGCCTCGGCGGTGCTGGGCGACCTCGTCACCATCGCCCGCCACCACCGTGCGGGGACGCGGGGGGCGGGGGAGTCGGCGTACACGGCCCGTCCCGTCCTGCCGATGGGCGAGACCCTGACGCGCTACCACGTCGCCATCGACGTCGAGGACCGCGCGGGCGTGCTGGCGCTCGTCGCGACCGCCTTCGCGGAGCACGGCGTCTCGATCCAGACGGTCCGCCAGGAGGGCCGCGGGGCCGACGCCCAGCTCGTCGTCGTGTCGCACCGGGCCACGGACGCCCAGCTCGCCGCCACGGTGGCACACCTGCAGCAGATGGACATCGTCCGCGAGGTCACCTCGGTGATGCGCGTGGAGGGGGAGACCGAATGAGCACGACGGCCGCACGCCCGCAGTGGCGTGGAGTGATCGACGAGTACCGCGAGCTGCTCGACCTGCCCGCGGGACTGCCGGCGGTGACGCTGCGCGAGGGCGGGACGCCGCTCGTGCGCTCCGGCTGGCTGTCCGGCCTCACCGGCGCGGAGGTCTGGCTCAAGGTCGAGGGCAACAACCCGACCGGGTCCTTCAAGGACCGCGGCATGACCGCGGCGATCTCGCTGGCGAAGCACGAGGGCGCCCGCGCCGTCGTGTGCGCGTCGACCGGCAACACGTCGGCCGCCATGGCGGCCTACGCCGCCCACTGCGGGCTCACGCCGCTCGTGCTCGTGCCCGAGGGCAAGATCGCGGCCGGCAAGATGGCGCAGGCGATCATGCACGGCGCGCAGGTGCTGATGGTGCGGGGCAACTTCGACGACTGCCTGACCCTCGCGCGGCAGCTCGCGGACTCCTACCCGGTGGCCCTCGTGAACTCCGTCAACCCCGCGCGGCTCGAGGGGCAGAAGACCGCGGCCTTCGAGATCGTCGACTTCCTGGGCGACGCGCCCGACGTGCACGTGCTGCCGGTCGGCAACGCGGGCAACATCTCGGCGTACTGGCTCGGCTACACCCAGTACGCCGCGGCCGGCCACGCGTCGCGCCGTCCGGTGATGCGCGGGTTCCAG containing:
- a CDS encoding homoserine dehydrogenase, translated to MQTKDALRVAVLGCGSVGSQVVRLLTEQADDLAMRAGVPLELVGVAVRRLDAPREVDVPGHLLTTDATALVTSGVDLVVEVIGGIEPARSLILAALESGASVVTANKALLAEDGATLFEAAEKAGRDLYYEAAVAGAIPIIRPLRESLVGDTVTRVLGIVNGTTNYILDKMDSSGAGFADALGEAQELGYAEADPTADVEGFDAAAKAAILASLAFHTRVTAADVHREGISDVTAADVRSAADMGAVVKLLAICELRDGPEGQAVSARVHPAMIPRSHPLASVREAYNAVFVESQAAGRLMFYGPGAGGAPTASAVLGDLVTIARHHRAGTRGAGESAYTARPVLPMGETLTRYHVAIDVEDRAGVLALVATAFAEHGVSIQTVRQEGRGADAQLVVVSHRATDAQLAATVAHLQQMDIVREVTSVMRVEGETE
- the thrC gene encoding threonine synthase encodes the protein MSTTAARPQWRGVIDEYRELLDLPAGLPAVTLREGGTPLVRSGWLSGLTGAEVWLKVEGNNPTGSFKDRGMTAAISLAKHEGARAVVCASTGNTSAAMAAYAAHCGLTPLVLVPEGKIAAGKMAQAIMHGAQVLMVRGNFDDCLTLARQLADSYPVALVNSVNPARLEGQKTAAFEIVDFLGDAPDVHVLPVGNAGNISAYWLGYTQYAAAGHASRRPVMRGFQAAGAAPLVHGAPVSDPETKATAIRIGNPASWKLAVAAAEESGGRFRAVTDEQILSAQRELARRDGVFVEPASATGVAGLLDDLDRGESYAGLTVAVTVTGHGLKDTVTALEGLGDVVDSVVDADVADVARAAGLA
- the argS gene encoding arginine--tRNA ligase, which gives rise to MTPEQLSTTVRDALVALVADGSLALADADLPTTVTIERPRQKGHGDYATNVALQLAKKAGTNPRALASLLSERLERAAGVAGIEIAGPGFLNITVDAGAQGQVAADIVAAGATYGRSHTLDGLKVDVEFISANPTGPLHLGHTRWAVLGDAIGRVLDAAGAQVTREFYINDRGVQMNHFADSIIAAALGQPAPEDGYAGAYVAELAAAVEAARPGIFDLPADERRAAVRAEGYAIQLREQQEQLAAFQTHFDVWFSELSLHESGSVPETLARLKDLGHVYESEGALFMRTTDFGDDKDRVLIKSDGELTYFASDTAYYLNKRARGFDRCLYLLGADHHGYVNRLRAMAACVGDDPDETLDVLIGQLVKILRDGVEVKLSKRKGTIVTLNELADEIGVDALRYSLARYPADSPLTLDIAEITRASADNPVYYVQYAHARTCRMIANATDLGMRLPGALGDEFDASLLSHEREGELLRALAEFPRVVATAAELREPHRIARYLEDTASVFNKWYDTKDCRMLPQGDEPVSPTNEARLVLAHAVRQVVANGLGLLGVSAPERM
- the lysA gene encoding diaminopimelate decarboxylase — protein: MVRAHEAGWAHAEGALRGPAWLREPADPNALVEHLWSTNVAKDASGELTVAGVPVSRIAEEHGTPAYVLDEDDFRGRARAFRDGFAGWDVYYAGKAFLCTAVARWVAEEGLCLDVCSEGELAVALRAGVDPARIGFHGNNKSVRALRRALEVGVGRIIVDSFHEIERLTELTAGAGRRAPVMIRVTAGVEAHTHEYIATAHEDQKFGFSITAGDALEAARRVLAAEGLELRGLHSHIGSQIFDSAGFEVAAKRVLALHARVASELGHTMPETDLGGGFGIAYTTQDDPSTPAVLAAEMRAIVEHECRGLGIAVPHLSIEPGRAIVGPSTFTLYEVGTVKEVALDGGASRTYVSVDGGMSDNIRTALYDADYSCTLASRSSEAAPELARVVGHHCEAGDIVVKDEFLPGDVAPGDLLAVPATGAYCRSMASNYNHALRPPVIAVRDGSSRVVVRRETFDDLLATDVGGSEE